The DNA segment GGTGCCCACGGCGTAGATGCCGTGCTCGTTGCGCAGTACGTCGACCTGGGCCGAGTTCAGGCCCGAGTACGAGAACATGCCGCGCTGGGACTTGACGAAGGAGAAGTCGCCCGGCACGCCCTTGGCGGCCAGCTTGTCCACCAGCGCATGGCGCATCAGCTTGATGCGGTCGCGCATCTCGCCCAGTTCCTGCTCCCACATGGCGCGCAGCTCCGGGCTGTTCAGCACGGTGGCGACCACGGTGCCGCCGTGGGTCGGCGGGTTGGAGTAGTTGGTGCGGATGACGCGCTTGACCTGAGACATCACGCGCTGGGCTTCTTCCTTGCCCGTGGTGACGATCGACAGCGCGCCCACGCGCTCGCCGTACAGGGAGAAGCTCTTCGAGAACGAGCTCGACACGAAGAACGGCAGGCCGGATTCGGCGAACAGGCGCACGGCGGCGCCATCCGGCTCGATGCCTTCCGCGAAGCCCTGGTAGGCCATGTCGAGGAACGGGATCAGGTTGCGTTCCTTGATCAGTTCCACCACCTGCTTCCACTGCTCGGCCGACAGGTCAACGCCGGTCGGGTTGTGGCAGCAGGCGTGCAGCACCACGATGGTGTTGGCGGCGTACGACTTGAGCGACTCCACCATGCCGGCGAAATTCAGGCCGTGGCTGGCAGCATCGTAGTAGGCGTAGTTGATCACGGGGAAACCGGCTGCCTCGAACAGGGCACGGTGGTTTTCCCAGCTCGGGTCGCTGATGGCGACCTTGGCGTCCGGGTACAGGCGCTTGAGGAAGTCGGCGCCGATCTTCAGCGCGCCGGTGCCGCCGAGTGCCTGGGCGGTCACAACACGGCCTTCGGTGATCAGCGGCGATTCCTTGCCGAACAGCAGGGTCTGCACGGCCTGGTCATAGGCGGCGATGCCTTCGATCGGCAGGTAGCCACGCGGGGTGGCGGTGGTCAGGCGGGCCTTTTCGGCTTCCTGCACGGCGCGCAGCAGAGGGATTTTCCCTTCGTCGGTGAAGTACACGCCAACACCCAGATTGACCTTGGTGGCACGGGTATCGGCATTGAAGGCTTCATTCAGGCCCAGGATCGGGTCGCGCGGGGCCATCTCGACGGCAGAAAACAAACTCATTTGGGATCTCGTGGTCAGCTATGTAACAAAACGGGAAGGCGTAGAATGCTCCGGACTGCGCTCGGGAGTGCGGGCGACCCCCATCTTGATACCTGGCCGCCAGCCCCAAGATTCTAGCGTATCTGCCCGTTTTCCTGAGGTTTTCCCCTGCCAGCTTATGTCGAATCTCGTTGAAGTCGCGCCCGCGCTGGATGAAGAGAAGTTCGCGACCTTTCCCGGCTCGCCGTTCCAGCTTTACCAGCCCTATCTGCCGGCGGGCGATCAGCCCGAGGCGATCCGCCAACTGGTCGAGGGTGTGGAGGACGGCCTGTCTTACCAGACCCTGCTGGGGGTGACCGGTTCGGGCAAGACCTTCACCATGGCCAACGTGATTGCCCGCATGGGCCGTCCGGCCATCGTGTTCGCGCCCAACAAGACGCTGGCCGCGCAGCTGTATTCCGAGTTCCGCGAGTTCTTCCCGCGCAATGCCGTGGAATACTTCGTCAGCTATTACGACTACTACCAGCCCGAAGCCTACGTGCCGCAGCGCGACTTGTTCATCGAGAAGGATTCCTCGATCAACGAGCATATCGAGCAGATGCGGCTGTCGGCCACCAAGAGCCTGCTGGAGCGGCGCGACACCATCATCGTGGCCAGCGTCTCGGCCATCTACGGTATCGGCAACCCGTCCGAGTACCACAAGATGATCCTGACGCTGCGCACCGGCGACAAGATCAGCCAGCGCGATGTGATCGCGCGCCTGATCGCCATGCAGTACACCCGCAACGAGACCGATTTCCAGCGCGGCACTTTCCGCGTGCGCGGCGATACGCTGGACATCTTCCCGGCCGAGCATGCCGAGCTGGCGGTGCGCGTCGACATGTTCGACGACGAGATCGATTCGCTGCAGTTCTTCGACCCGCTCACCGGGCGGGTGCGGCAGAAGATCCCGCGCTTCACGGTCTATCCGTCGAGCCACTACGTGACCCCGCGCGAGACCGTGCTGCGGGCGATCGAGGACATCAAGGTAGAACTGCGCGAGCGCCTGGACTTCTTCTATAAGGAGAACAAGCTGGTGGAGGCGCAGCGGCTGGAGCAGCGCTCCCGCTTCGACCTGGAAATGCTCTCCGAGCTCGGGTTCTGCAAGGGCATCGAGAATTACTCCCGCCATCTGTCGGGCGCCAAGCCGGGCGATCCGCCGCCAACGCTGGTCGATTACCTGCCGCAGGACGCGTTGATGTTCCTGGACGAGTCGCACGTGCTGATGGGTCAGTTCAACGGCATGTACAACGGCGACAAGGCGCGCAAGACGACCCTCGTCGACTATGGCTTCCGGCTGCCGTCCGCTCTGGACAACCGCCCCCTCAAGTTCTCGGAGTTCGAGGGCAAGATGCGGCAGGTGATGTTTGTCTCCGCCACGCCGTCCAACTACGAGAACGAGCACGCGGGCCAGGTGGTGGAGCAGGTGGTGCGGCCCACCGGCCTGGTCGATCCGATCATCCACGTGCGTCCCGCGACCACGCAGGTTGACGACCTGCTGTCAGAGATCCACCAGAAGGTTTCCGTCGGCGAGCGCGTGCTGGTGACCACGCTGACCAAGCGCATGTCCGAGCAGCTCACGGAGTTTCTGACGGAGAATGGCGTCAAGGTGCGTTACCTGCACTCGGACATCGATACGGTGGAGCGCGTCGAGATCATTCGCGACCTCCGCCTGGGTACCTTCGACGTGCTGGTCGGCATCAACCTGCTGCGCGAGGGCCTGGATATTCCGGAAGTCTCGCTGGTGGCAATTCTCGACGCTGACAAGGAAGGCTTCCTGCGCGCCGAGCGTTCGCTGATCCAGACCATCGGCCGCGCGGCCCGTAACGTCAACGGCACCGCCATCCTGTACGCGGACCGGATGACCGATTCGATGAAGCGGGCGATCGGTGAGACGGAGCGCCGCCGCGCCAAGCAGATCGCGTTCAATGAAGCCAATGGCATCGTGCCGCGCGGCGTGGTCAAGCGCATCAAGGACATCATCGACGGGGTCTACGACCCGGGCGAGGTCAAGGCCGAGCTGCTGGCCGCGGAAGAGCGCGCCAAGTACGAGGATATGAGCGAGAAGCAGGTTGCGAAGGAGATCAAGCGGCTGGAGAAGCAGATGTTCGAGCACGCCAAGAATCTCGAGTTCGAGAAGGCCGGGCAGGTGCGCGATCAGTTGGCCAAGCTCAAGCGCCAGATCTTTGGCGCCAGCGGCGATGGGGAGCACCTGCCGCCGGCCGCCGCGGCCGCGTCCTGAGGGCGTGAGCCCTGCCTTGCCCACACGCCTGCGGGATGCAGGCGTGCTGCCTGGCTACCGCCTATAGTGGGAATCCCGGACAGTGGTGAGGAGATGATCCATGGTCAAGTTCGCTCTGTGGGTTCCGCTGCATGCGAAGCCCGGCAAGGAAAAGGAAGTCGAGGAATTCCTGCTCGCCGGCCTGCCGCTGGTACAGGCCGAAGCCGGCACCACGGCATGGTTTGCGCTGCGGCTCGGGCCATCCATGTTCGGCATCTTCGATGCGTTTCCCGATGAGGCGGGGCGCAACGCCCATCTCTGCGGCAAGGTGGCCGAGGCCCTGATGGCCAAGGCGCCCGACCTGTTCGCCAAGCCGCCCTCCATCGAAAAGCTGGATGTGCTGGCGGCCAAGCTGCCCTGAGCCGATTTGCCCGCTAGCCCTTCGGGGGCAGCGAGCGCAAGCGCTTGTTGACTTCCAGCAGGGTGTCGCACTCGTCCGCGCTGGCGGCCTTGCGCTTGCCGATGAAGTCCACGATGGCGCGCAGCGGTTCGCGTTGCGTGGCGCATGCGGTGGCCGGTTCCGGTATCGAGGCAGGGGCAGCGCAGGCCGCGCCAATTTCTTTCTCCAGGCTGTGCCGGACCACGGTGAGCAGGCTCTCGCAGCCTGCGCCGGAGGCGGCATCCGCATCGGCGGACGGTTCGGCGGCGTCGGCCAGGCTTGCGCAAAGCAGAAGGGGCGCCAGGAGGAGTGGGCTGAGGCGGAGGTTCACCGCACGATTATGCGGTGGGCTGCACCTTTGCGTCATCTTTTTTGCCCGGCGGCCTAGACCGGCGTACCGGCGCTCGCGTGAGCGCGGTCCCGTTGGCAGGGCTGTAGAATCCGGCTTCGGTGTGGCAGCCGCGCCCGGTGCGCCGGCTGCAAGCCCGTCGCGCGTGCCGCGTTTTGTTGCCTTGTTTTCGGCGCCGGATAGCGCCATACGCCGATGAAGAAATACGCCATCTTGATGTGTTGCATGGGAAACATATGCCGTTCTCCGACTGCGGAGGGCGTGCTGCGCGCCAAGCTGGAGCCGGTTGGCCTGGCCGATCTGGTCGAGCTGGATTCCGCCGGCACGCATGGTTATCACATCGGGCGCGCGCCGGATGCGCGCTCCCAGCGTCATGCGCTGGCCCGTGGCTATGACCTCTGCGCGCAACGCGCGCGCCAGGTCATGGCGCAGGATTTCGCCCGTTTCGACCTGCTGCTTGCCATGGACCGGGACAACCTGGCGGCGCTGCGCGCCATCTGCCCCCCTGGGCGCGAGGACAAGCTGCGCCTGCTGATGAGTTTCGCCAGCCGGCACGCCGCGGACGAAGTGCCGGATCCGTACTACGGCGAGGGTGATGGCTTCGAGCGCGTGCTCGACTATGTCGAAGACGCTTGCGATGGCGTGATCGCCATGCTGCGTGCCCAGGGGCTTGGCGGCGCCACCTGATCGCGCTCGGCCGCCCATGCAGCCTTTCCATTACTTTCACGAGAATTCATGTTTCGTTCCCTGTTCCGCAAATGGCGCGAGTCGCGCAATGCCAGCCTGCAACTCGACGCAATCCTGGCGGCAGCGGACCCGGAGGCGCCGCTGGCGGACCGTAACGGCTGGCTGATCGAGCTGGGCTACTGGATCCGGCGCGACGGGCTGCCGGGCGCCGAAGGCGTGGCGGCCGATAAGAGCCGCCGGGAGCACGTGCGGCTGCGCTACCTGCTCCAGGTGCTTGGCCGCAATCCGGAAGTGGCGGGGCGCTTTGCCCGCATGGTGCGTGCCATCGTGCGCGATAACGATCCGGTCACTTTGCTGTGCGACACCGGCGTGGCTTCCCACCCGGGCTTCTGGAGCGAGGTGCTGAACCGGCTGCAGGCGCGGTTCCTGCCCCCTCCGCCCAACCGCAGCGATATGGCGGGCCTGTTCGCGCTGCTGTTTATCGATGACAACGATGCCGACTGGGTCGAGGCGCTCGATGGCGACCTGCTCGAACGGCTGGCGGCCGTGCTGCGTACCGACGACCCGCAAGCGCCGGGCGACGCTGCCGAGCTGCCTGAATGGGATCGTTTCGACCGCACGCTGACCACCAGCATCCAGGTGCTGGTCAGCCAGGTGCGTGCTACCGGACTGAGCCAGGCGATTCGCTCGCGGCTCAAGGGCAAGGTGCAGGACACGCCGTTTTTCCGGCTGGACAGCGCTGTGCAAGCCTTGTGCGACGAGGAGGAGGCAGCGCGCGGCGGCGAGGCCTTTGCGCACCGGCTCAACTATTTCCGCGCGCTGCTCGATGGCTGCCATCAGGCGGCTCAGCGCGTGTACGACGACCTGGAGGAGAACGGCGTCTCGGTGGAGGTGGTGTTCCAGATCGAGCGCATGAAGGTCCGGCTCGCGCGCATCGAACTGTTGCTGGCTACCTGGGTTGAGCCGCAGCGGCGCGGCCGGCACGCCCACCTGATCGCGGCGCTGATCCGCTCCACCCAGGCGCGACGCAGCATCGGGCACCTGGCGGGCACCTCGTTTTCGCAACTGGCGCGCAAGGTGGTTGAGCGTTCGGCCGAGACCGGTGAGCACTACATCACGCGCGATCGCCGCGAGTATCGCGAGCTGATGCGGGCCGCTGCCGGAGGCGGCTTGATCACCGTGGGCACGGTCTATCTCAAGTTCCTGATCTATGGGCTGCACCTGGACAAGTTCATCGAGGGCCTGCTGGCCTCGCTCAACTATGCGGGCAGCTTCCTGGTGATCCACTTCGCGCATTTCACCCTGGCCACCAAGCAGCCGGCGATGACCGGCCCGGCGCTGGCGCACCGGCTCGATGCGGTCGGCAGGCCGGAGGGGCGGGAGATCTTCGTTGAAGATACCATCGCCATGATCCGCTCAAACGCCGCGGCGATCTTCGGCAACCTGGCGGTGGTGTTCCCGGTGGCGATGGGCATCCAGTGGCTCGCCAACCGCATCCTGGGCGCCAACCTGATCACACCCGCCAAGGCGATCGCCACCATCGAGTCGTTTTCCATTCTTGGCCCCACGCCGATCTACGCGATCTTCACGGGGGTACTCTTGTGGCTGTCCAGCCTCGTGGCGGGATGGGCCGACAACTGGTTCGCGCTGCACAAGGTGCATGACGTGATGGCGTACAACCGCCGCCTGCGCTATGTGCTGGGTGCGCGGGGAGCAACGCGGATGGCAGACTTCTGGAAACGCAATATGTCGGGGATCGCTGCCAATGTGTCGCTGGGACTGCTGCTCGGGCTGGGACCGGAGATCCTCAGTTTCTTCGGCCCCCACATGGAAGTGCGGCACGTCACATTGTCGACCGGCTCGGTGGGCGCCGCGATCGGGGTGCTGGGCATTGCCGTGCTGAAGATGCCGTCGTTCTGGCTGGCGGTGGCGGGCATTGCGCTGATGGGGCTGCTGAACGTCGCGGTGAGCTTCGCGCTGGCCTTCAATATGGCGTTGCGATCACGCAGCCTGCGCCCGGTGGATCGCCGGGCGCTGAGTTCAGCCGTGCGGCGGCGCATTCTGAAACACCCCTGGTCGCTGATCGTGCCGCCGCGCGCGCCCGTTGGCGGGGCCTCGGCGGAGCAGGGGCAGGTTTGATGCGATGCGGCAGGGGTACTTGACTGAATTAGTCGACTTCTTTTATACTTGACCAAAATGATCAAGTACTCCCCAGCATCATGAGACTGACGACCAAAGGCCGCTTTGCGGTAACCGCCATGATTGACCTGGCCATGCGCCAGGATCAGGGTCCCGTTACGCTAGCGGGCATCAGCCAGCGCCAGAAAATATCCCTCTCTTACCTCGAGCAGCTGTTCGGTAAGCTGCGCCGCCACGAGATCGTGGAAAGCGTGCGCGGCCCGGGCGGCGGCTACAGTCTTGCCCGCAAGGCGGAAGACGTGACGGTGGCGGACATCATCATCGCAGTCGATGAGCCGCTCGACGCCACGCAATGCGGCGGAAAGGGTAATTGTAACGGAGATGAGGGAACCGGTCGCTGCATGACCCACGAACTGTGGGCCACGCTGAACCAGAAAATGGTCGAGTATCTCGATTCCGTCTCCCTGAAGAACCTGGTCGACCAGCAGCGCGCCAAGTGTCCCGCGGTGTTGCACGACATGCGCGAGGAGTCGGCTGCGCAAACCGTGGCCGCGCCGATCGGCAAGCCGGACAAGCAGGAAAAGCCCGCGCGTGCGCGGGTGGTGAATTCGGTTTTCAGCCTGGCTCAGTCGTAAGACGGGCAGCCGGCAAGAGAACAGAGAGCAACGTCAAGCATAGCGGTCCCTAAAAGGCAGTCATAACGATGAGCACCCCACATTTCCCCATCTACATGGATTACTCAGCCACCACGCCGGTAGACCCGCGCGTGGCGGACAAGATGATTCCGTACTTGCGTGAACAGTTCGGCAATCCGGCTTCGCGCAGCCACGCCTACGGCTGGGATGCCGAGCGCGCGGTGGAAGAGGCGCGTGAGCAGGTGGCGGCACTGGTGGGCGCCGATCCGCGCGAGATCGTGTGGACATCGGGCGCAACCGAGTCCAACAACCTCGCCATCAAGGGTGCGGCCAATTTCTATTCGGGCAAGGGCAAGCACCTGATCACGGTGAAGACCGAGCACAAGGCTGTGCTCGACACCACCCGTGAGCTGGAGCGCCAGGGCTTCGAGGTGACCTACCTCGACGTGCAGGAAAACGGCCTGGTCGACATCGAAGTGCTAAAGGCGGCGATCCGCCCTGACACGATCCTGGTGTCGGTGATGCTGGTCAACAACGAGATTGGGGTGATCCAGGACGTGGCGCAGATCGGCGAGATCTGCCGCGCCAAGGGCATCATCTTCCATTGCGACGCGGCCCAGGCCACCGGCAAGGTGGCGATCGACCTGAACACGCTGAAGTGCGACCTGATGTCGTTCTCGGCACACAAGACCTACGGCCCGAAGGGCGTGGGCGCGCTGTACGTACGCCGCAAGCCGCGCGTGCGCCTGGAAGCGCAGATGCACGGCGGCGGTCACGAGCGCGGCATGCGTTCGGGCACGCTGGCCACGCATCAGATCGTGGGCATGGGCGAAGCTTTCCGCATCGCCCGCGAGGAAATGGCTACGGAAAACGAACGTATCCGCATGCTGCGCGATCGCCTGTGGCGTGGCCTGTCGGGCATGGAAGAGGTCTACCTCAACGGTGACCTGGAACAACGCGTGCCGCATAACCTCAATGTCAGCTTCAACTTCGTCGAAGGCGAATCGCTGATCATGGCGATCAAGGACGTGGCGGTGTCGTCGGGCTCGGCCTGCACCTCGGCGTCGCTGGAGCCTTCGTACGTGCTGCGCGCCCTGGGCCGCAACGACGAACTCGCGCACAGTTCCATCCGCTTCACGGTGGGCCGTTTCACCACCGAGGAAGAAGTCGATTACACCGTGGAACTGCTCAAGAGCAAGATCGCCAAGCTGCGCGATTTGTCGCCGCTGTGGGAAATGTTCAAGGACGGTGTGGACCTGAATTCCATCCAGTGGGCCGCGCACTAAGCACCAAGCGCCAAGACCCACGCAAGACCCCATAAATACCGATACGCCAAGAGGTAGCCAAAATGTCATACAGCACCAAGGTTCTCGACCACTATGAAAACCCCCGCAACGTTGGCTCGTTCGACAAGAACGACGACGCGGTGGGCACCGGCATGGTTGGCGCGCCCGCTTGCGGCGACGTCATGAAGCTGCAGATCAAGGTCAACGAAGCTGGCGTGATCGAAGACGCCAAGTTCAAGACCTATGGCTGCGGCTCGGCCATCGCGTCCTCCTCGCTCGTGACCGAATGGGTCAAGGGCAAGACCGTGGATCAGGCACTGGAAATCAAGAACACGCACATCGCCGAAGAACTGGCGTTGCCGCCGGTGAAGATCCACTGCTCCATCCTGGCCGAAGATGCCATCAAGGCAGCGGTCGAGGACTACAAGAAGAAGCACGAAGGCGCCGAGCAGAAGGCCGCCTGAGTTCCGCGTTCAATCAAGGGATGAAGCAGCGATGATCACGCTTACCGAGAAGGCCGCCAAGCATGTGGCGCGCTACCTGGACCGCCGCGGCAAGGGCGTTGGCCTGCGCCTCGGCGTCAAGACCACCGGCTGCTCGGGCCTGGCCTACAAGCTGGAGTACGTCGACGACCTGTTGCCGGAAGACAGCGTGTTCGAGTCGCACGGCATCAAGGTGATCGTCGATCCCAAGAGCTTGCCGTATATCGACGGCACCGAGCTCGATTTCGCGCGCGAAGGCCTGAACGAGGGGTTCCGCTTCAACAACCCCAACGTCAAGGATGAGTGCGGCTGCGGAGAGTCGTTCCGGGTTTGAGCGTGCTGGCATCAGTACGCCGGATACGATGAAACGCAGCATTGCCGGCTTTCACCAGGACGAGGAAAGCCACTGGGTGGCGGAACTCGATTGCGGGCATGGCCAGCATATGCGCCATGACCCGCCCTGGCAGATGCGTCCGTGGACGCTGACGCCGCAGGGGCGTGCGGCCAGGATGGGCGTGCTGGTGAACTGCCTGAAATGCGATCGGGCGGAACCGCCGGCGGATTGGGCGGGCGGCAGCGCAAAGCGCGCTGCCTGACCGGATCAGCCGCCACATTGCTGCGGCCCGTGCCGCGCGGTCAGCGTGCCGCTTTCACGCTGAAGGAAGTTCAAAGGGGCGGCGCAGCCGCTCCTTTTTGTTGGGGAAGGTGTTGAAAGACGATTATTTCGCGCTGTTCGGCCTGCCGGTCGGATATGCAGTCGACGAAGCGGCGCTGGATGCCGCTTACCTGACCGTGCAATCGCAGGCGCACCCGGACCGCTTTGCCAACGCCGGCGATGCCGAGCGGCGCGTGGCCATGCAATGGGCCGCGCATGCCAACGAGGCATACCGCACGCTGCGCCAGCCGCTCAAGCGCGCGATCTACCTGCTGACGCTGCGTGGCGTGGACATCCAGGCCGAGAGCAATACTGCCATGGCGCCCGCCTTCCTGATGCAGCAGATGGAATGGCGCGAGGCCCTGCAGGAAGCGGTTGAAGACAATGATGTTGCGCGCCTCGATGCGCTGCTGCGTGCGTTGCGTGGCGAGAAGCGCGAGCGCCACGCGGCGCTGGGTGCGCTGCTCGATGCCGGCGATAACGCGGGTGCCGGCAGCGCGGCCAGGCAATTGATGTTCATCGAGAAAATCGAACACGATACCAGCGAGGCGATCGACCGCCTGGAAGGCTAGCGTTCCCCGAGGGACTCCAGCGCCGCCAGGCAAGTTCGCCCCAGCCATGCCACAATGGCGCCCCGGCGCAAAGCCGGCCTGTGCGACGGGCCGTTTTTGCCACCGCACGAATAAAGAAGATTCATCATGGCACTGCTCCAGATCTCCGAACCCGGCATGTCGCGGGCACCCCACCAGAAGCGGCTCGCGGTCGGCATCGACCTTGGCACCACCAATTCGCTGGTGGCGGCGGTTCGCAACAGCATTCCCGAAGTCCTGACCGACGAAAGCGGCCGCGCGCTGCTGCCTTCGGTCGTGCGCTACCTGCCCAAGGGTACGCAGATCGGCTACCGCGCGCAGGAAGAGGCGGTGCACGACGCCAAGAACACCATCGTCTCGGTCAAGCGCTTCATGGGGCGCGGCCTGCGCGACGTCGCGCATATCGAGCACAGCCCCTACGATTTCGTCGACGCGCCCGGGATGGTGCAGATCAAGACCGTGGCCGGCGTGAAGAGCCCGGTGGAAGTCTCGGCGGAAATCCTGGCCACGCTGCGCCAGCGTGCCGAGGATTCGCTCGGCGACGAACTCGTCGGCGCGGTGATTACGGTGCCTGCCTATTTCGACGACGCCCAGCGCCAGGCTACCAAGGATGCCGCGCAGCTCGCCGGCCTTGAAGTGCTGCGCCTGCTCAACGAGCCGACCGCGGCAGCCATCGCCTACGGCCTGGACAACGCTTCCGAGGGCATCTACGCGGTGTACGACCTCGGCGGCGGCACCTTCGATATCTCCATCCTCAAGCTCAGCCGGGGCGTGTTCGAAGTGCTGGCCACCGGCGGCGACTCCGCCCTGGGTGGCGACGATTTCGACCAGCGCCTGATGTGCTGGATCGTCGAGCAGGCTGGCCTGCAACCGCTGTCCGCCGAGGATATGCGCCTGCTGATGGTGCGCTCGCGCACGGCCAAGGAAGCGTTGTCGGCGGCCGATTCGACTGTGATCGATGCCGTGCTGAACAGTGGCGAGATCGTGCACCTGACGCTGTCGGCCACGACCTTCGTCGAACTGACCGCGCCGCTGGTGCAAAAGACCCTGTCGCCCGTGCGCAAGGCGCTGCGCGATGCCGGCGTCGCGGCGGACGAGGTCAAGGGCGTCGTGCTGGTTGGCGGCGCAACCCGCATCCCGTCGATTCGCAAGGCGGTGGGAGACTTCTTCGGCCAGCCGCCACTGACCAACCTCGACCCGGACAAGGTCGTGGCCCTGGGCGCTGCCATGCAGGCCAACCTGCTGGCCGGCAACGGCGCGCCCGGCGAGGAGTGGCTGCTGCTGGACGTGATTCCGCTGTCACTGGGCGTGGAAACCATGGGTGGCCTGGTCGAGAAGATCATCCCGCGCAACAGCACCATCCCAGTCGCCCGCGCGCAGGAATTCACCACGTTCAAGGACGGCCAGACGGCCATCGCCATCCACGTGCTGCAAGGCGAGCGCGAACTGGCGAGCGATTGCCGCTCGCTGGCGCGTTTCGAGCTGCGCGGCATTCCGCCGATGGTGGCCGGCGCGGCACGCATTCGCGTGACGTACCAGGTTGACGCCGACGGGCTGCTGTCGGTCTTCGCGCGCGAGACGCAATCCGGCGTGGAGGCGACCATCACCGTCAAGCCGTCCTACGGCCTGGCCGACGACGAGATCGCCCGCATGCTGCAGGA comes from the Cupriavidus basilensis genome and includes:
- the hscB gene encoding Fe-S protein assembly co-chaperone HscB, with translation MKDDYFALFGLPVGYAVDEAALDAAYLTVQSQAHPDRFANAGDAERRVAMQWAAHANEAYRTLRQPLKRAIYLLTLRGVDIQAESNTAMAPAFLMQQMEWREALQEAVEDNDVARLDALLRALRGEKRERHAALGALLDAGDNAGAGSAARQLMFIEKIEHDTSEAIDRLEG
- the hscA gene encoding Fe-S protein assembly chaperone HscA, producing the protein MALLQISEPGMSRAPHQKRLAVGIDLGTTNSLVAAVRNSIPEVLTDESGRALLPSVVRYLPKGTQIGYRAQEEAVHDAKNTIVSVKRFMGRGLRDVAHIEHSPYDFVDAPGMVQIKTVAGVKSPVEVSAEILATLRQRAEDSLGDELVGAVITVPAYFDDAQRQATKDAAQLAGLEVLRLLNEPTAAAIAYGLDNASEGIYAVYDLGGGTFDISILKLSRGVFEVLATGGDSALGGDDFDQRLMCWIVEQAGLQPLSAEDMRLLMVRSRTAKEALSAADSTVIDAVLNSGEIVHLTLSATTFVELTAPLVQKTLSPVRKALRDAGVAADEVKGVVLVGGATRIPSIRKAVGDFFGQPPLTNLDPDKVVALGAAMQANLLAGNGAPGEEWLLLDVIPLSLGVETMGGLVEKIIPRNSTIPVARAQEFTTFKDGQTAIAIHVLQGERELASDCRSLARFELRGIPPMVAGAARIRVTYQVDADGLLSVFARETQSGVEATITVKPSYGLADDEIARMLQDSFREAEHDMKSRALAEERVDAARLIEATRRALELDGDLLSAEERADVERLIAATSDIAAGEDHHAIKTAVEALSHGTDEFAARRMDRSIKSALAGRKVQDLG